The Amycolatopsis sp. NBC_01480 genome segment GGCGCCGACCGCGGGGTCCATCCGCGTCGGCAGCACCGAGGTGTCCACGCTGGCGGACGACGTCCTGCGCGGCGAAGTCCTGCTGCTCACCCAGGAGCACCACACGTTCTCCGGCACGCTGCGGGAGAACCTGTCGCTGCCCGCCCGCCGCGACGGGGGCGACTGGACGGACGAGGAGCTGACCGCCGCGCTGGCCTCGGCCGGGGCGGCGGAGTGGGCGGCGGCGCTGCCGGACGGGCTGGACACGAAGCTCGGCTCAGGCGCGTACGCCGTGCCCGCGGGCCTGGCGCAGCAGCTGGCGCTGGCCCGCGTCGTCCTGGCCGACCCGCACACGCTGGTCCTGGACGAGGCGACGTCGCTGCTGGACACCGGCTCGGCGCGGGAGCTGGAACGTTCGCTGAACGCGGTCCTCGCGGGCCGCACGGTGATCGCGATCGCCCACCGCCTGCACACGGCGGCCGCCGCGGACCGCGTGGCCGTGGTCGAGGGCGGGCGCATCACGGAACTCGGCTCGCACGCGGAGCTGATGGCCGCGGGCGGCCCGTACGCCCGGCTGGTGGCGGCCGCGGGCTGAGTCCGTGAGGAATGCCGGTGGCGGTCTCGGCGTTGGTTCGGTTCGAACCGATCTCACGGGGGTGTGTATGGCGGTCATGACCGTGACCGAACGCGAGAAGTTCCTGGCCGAGCCGCATGTGGGGGTGCTCGCCGTGGCGCGCGACGGACGGCCGCCGCTGGCCGTGCCGATCTGGTACTACTACGAGCCGGGCGGCGAGCTTCTGCTGTGGACCGATCGGGACTCGGCGAAGGGACGGGCGATTCAGGCCGCCGGGGAGCTGAGCCTTTCGGTACAGCAGGAGACCCGGCCGTACAAGTACGTGACGGTCTCCGGGCCGGTGGTGGCAGCCTCGGAGGCGCCCACCGACGCCGAGGCGTTCCGGATCGCCGCCCGTTACTCGCCGGACGACGAAGCGTGCGCGTTCGTGGACGGCAGGCTCAACGAGGGCTCGGTGCTGATCCGCGTGCGGCCGGAGAAGTGGCTCTCCTCCGATCACAGCAAAGCCTGAGGCGCCAACGAAAAAGGCCTCGCATCCGGACGTACCGGTGCAAGGCCTTTCTCGTGGGGCTCAGATCTTCGCGAGTGCGTCCACCGCGCTGTAGAACATGCCGAGACCGTCGTCCGAAGGGCCGGTCAGCGCGTCGATCGCGTGCTCGGGGTGCGGCATGAGGCCGACGACGCGGCCGCTCTCGCTGCGGATGCCCGCGATGTCGTTGCGGGAGCCGTTGGGGTTGCCGCCGACGTAGCGGAACACCACGCGCCCCTCGGCCTCCAGCTCGTCCAAAGTGGACTGCTCGGCCATGTAGCAGCCGTCGTTGTTCTTCAGCGGGATGAGGATCTCCGCACCCTGCTCGTACCGCGTGGTCCAGGCCGTCTCGTTGTTCTCGACGCGGAGCCACTGGTCGCGGCAGACGAAGTGCAGGCCGACGTTGCGGATCATCGCGCCGGGCAGCAGGCCGGCCTCGCAGAGGATCTGGAAGCCGTTGCAGATGCCGAGCACGGGCATGCCCTTGCGGGCCGCCTCGATCACCGACGTCATCACCGGCGCGAAGCGCGCGATCACGCCGGCGCGCAGGTAGTCGCCGTAGGAGAAGCCGCCGGGGACGACCACGCCGTCGACGCCGTGCAGGTCGTCGTCGGCGTGCCACAGGGGCACGGCCTCGGCGTCAGCGTAACGGACCGCGCGCGCGGCGTCGCCGTCGTCCAGGGTGCCGGGGAAGGTGATGACGCCGATTCGGGCGCTCACGCGTCCACCCGCCGGATCGTCCACTGCTCGATCACGGGGTTGGCGAGGAAGCCCTCGGCGATCTTGGCGAGCGTCTCGTCGTCGACGGAATCGTCGACCTCGAGCTCGAAGTGCTTGCCCTGGCGCACTTCCGCGACCCCGCTGAAGCCCAGCCGCGGCAGCGCGCGGGCCACCGCCTGGCCCTGCGGGTCGAGGATCTCGGGTTTCGGCATGACGTCGACGACGACTCGGGCCACGGCAGGCTGCTCCTTATTCACGCAGGTCGTGGGTACGGCCCGAGCCTACTTGACCGGTCAGGGCCCCCGCCCGACCGGTGCCGGGCGCCGTACGACTGGCCACGGCGGCACGCCAGGAGGATGCTGCTCGCGGGGCCTTTCCCCAGGCCGCGGGCTGGGCCATGATGAGTCGTTGGCAGTACGTCAACATGAGCAGCTGGAGGCATCGTGGCCGGTCAGGAGTCCTTCGACTACGTCATCGTCGGAGCGGGCAGCGCGGGGTGCGTGCTGGCCGCGCGGCTGAGCGAGGACCCGTCGGCGCAGGTGCTGCTGCTCGAGGCCGGCGGCGAGGACACCGCCGACGAGATCCACATCCCGGCTGCGTTCCCGTCGCTGTTCAAGACCCGCTGGGACTGGAACTACGAGACCGTCGAGCAGAAGCACACCGGCAAGCCCGCCTACTGGCCGCGCGGCAAGATGCTCGGCGGCAGCTCGTCCATCAACGCGATGATCTACATCCGCGGCAACCGCGCCGACTACGACGGCTGGCGCGATGCCCACGGCGCCACCGGCTGGGGCTGGGACGACGTGCTGCCGTACTTCAAGCGCGCCGAGGGCAACCAGCGCTTCGACGGCCCCCTGCACGGCACCGACGGCCCGCTGAACGTCGAGGACCGCCGCTTCACCCACGAGCTGTCGAGCGCCTGGGTCGACAGCGCGGTGGACTGGGGGCTCAAGCGCAACGAGGACTTCAACGGCGAGACGCAGGAGGGCGCGGGCGTTTACCAGGTCACGTGCAAGCGCGGCCGCCGCTGGTCCACCGCCGACGCCTACCTGCGTCCCGCCATGTCGCGGCCGAACCTCACCGTGCGCACCCACGCGCAGACGACGCGTGTGGTCTTCGAGGGCACCCGCGCGGTCGGTGTGTCCTATATGGACAAAGGAGTCGAGGTGACGGCGCGCGCCTCGGCCGAGGTGCTGCTGTCCGGCGGCGCGGTGAACTCGCCGCAGCTGCTGATGCTGTCCGGCGTCGGACCGGCCGAGCACCTGCGTGAGCTGGGGATCGACGTGGTGGCCGGGCTCAGCGGCGTCGGCGACAACCTGCACGACCACCCGGCCGCCGGGATCATCTGGTCCACCAAGGGCACCACGGACCTGGTCAGCGCGGCCACCCCGGCCGGGCTCGTGCGTTACCAATTGACGCGGCGCGGCCCGCTCGCGTCGAACATCGGCGAGGCCGGCGCGTTCTTCTCCACCCGCGACGGCCTGCCCGGCCCGGACATGCAGGTGCACGTCGCCCCGACGCTGTTCTACGACAACGGCATGCGCGAGCCCACGATGCCCGGCTTCACCTCCGCGGCCACCCTGGTCGACGTCGCCAGCCGCGGCCGGCTCCGGCTGAAGTCCGCGAACCCGATGTGGAAGCCGGAAATCGACCCGGCGTACTACTCGGAGCCGATCGACCTGGACATCATGAAGTCCGCCCTGCGCTCGCTGATCGAGATCGGCCGCTCGGGCCCGCTCGCGCGGTTCCTGGACAAGCCCTTCCTGCCGGCCACGCACGAGCTGTCGGACGACGCGCTGACCGACCACATCCGCGAGAACACCCAGACGCTGTACCACCCGGTCGGCACCTGCTCGATCGGCTCGGTGGTCGACCCGGACCTGCGCGTGCGGGGCGTGGAAGGCCTGCGCGTCGTCGACGCTTCGGTGATGCCG includes the following:
- a CDS encoding pyridoxamine 5'-phosphate oxidase family protein; the protein is MTVTEREKFLAEPHVGVLAVARDGRPPLAVPIWYYYEPGGELLLWTDRDSAKGRAIQAAGELSLSVQQETRPYKYVTVSGPVVAASEAPTDAEAFRIAARYSPDDEACAFVDGRLNEGSVLIRVRPEKWLSSDHSKA
- the purQ gene encoding phosphoribosylformylglycinamidine synthase subunit PurQ, giving the protein MSARIGVITFPGTLDDGDAARAVRYADAEAVPLWHADDDLHGVDGVVVPGGFSYGDYLRAGVIARFAPVMTSVIEAARKGMPVLGICNGFQILCEAGLLPGAMIRNVGLHFVCRDQWLRVENNETAWTTRYEQGAEILIPLKNNDGCYMAEQSTLDELEAEGRVVFRYVGGNPNGSRNDIAGIRSESGRVVGLMPHPEHAIDALTGPSDDGLGMFYSAVDALAKI
- the purS gene encoding phosphoribosylformylglycinamidine synthase subunit PurS, which translates into the protein MARVVVDVMPKPEILDPQGQAVARALPRLGFSGVAEVRQGKHFELEVDDSVDDETLAKIAEGFLANPVIEQWTIRRVDA
- a CDS encoding GMC family oxidoreductase; this translates as MAGQESFDYVIVGAGSAGCVLAARLSEDPSAQVLLLEAGGEDTADEIHIPAAFPSLFKTRWDWNYETVEQKHTGKPAYWPRGKMLGGSSSINAMIYIRGNRADYDGWRDAHGATGWGWDDVLPYFKRAEGNQRFDGPLHGTDGPLNVEDRRFTHELSSAWVDSAVDWGLKRNEDFNGETQEGAGVYQVTCKRGRRWSTADAYLRPAMSRPNLTVRTHAQTTRVVFEGTRAVGVSYMDKGVEVTARASAEVLLSGGAVNSPQLLMLSGVGPAEHLRELGIDVVAGLSGVGDNLHDHPAAGIIWSTKGTTDLVSAATPAGLVRYQLTRRGPLASNIGEAGAFFSTRDGLPGPDMQVHVAPTLFYDNGMREPTMPGFTSAATLVDVASRGRLRLKSANPMWKPEIDPAYYSEPIDLDIMKSALRSLIEIGRSGPLARFLDKPFLPATHELSDDALTDHIRENTQTLYHPVGTCSIGSVVDPDLRVRGVEGLRVVDASVMPVVPRGNTNAPTIMIAEKAADLIRSA